Proteins from a genomic interval of Streptococcus sp. D7B5:
- the cbpJ gene encoding choline-binding protein CbpJ: protein MKIIKKLMQIALAVFFFGLLATSAVLADDTDSEGWQFVQENGRTYYKKGELKETYWRVIDGKYYYFDPLSGEMVVGWQYIPFPSKGSTIGPYPNGIRLEGFPKSEWYYFDKNGVLQEFVGWKALEIKTKDSVGRKYGEKRTNPEDKEEKSFYTNYYFNQNHSLKTGWLYDQSNWYYLAKTEINGENYIGGERRAGWINDGSAWYYLDSETGIMQTGWKQIGNKWYYLRSSGAMTTGWYQEGSTWYYLDAENGDMKTGWQYLGNKWYYLRSSGSMATGWYQEGSTWYYLNASNGDMKTGWFQVNGKWYYAYSSGALAVNTTVEGYSVNYNGEWVQ from the coding sequence ATGAAAATAATAAAAAAATTGATGCAAATCGCATTAGCAGTCTTTTTCTTTGGTTTGCTAGCGACAAGTGCAGTATTGGCGGATGATACTGATTCAGAAGGCTGGCAATTTGTCCAAGAAAATGGTAGAACCTACTACAAGAAGGGGGAACTCAAAGAAACCTACTGGCGAGTGATTGATGGGAAGTACTATTATTTTGATCCTTTATCTGGAGAGATGGTTGTCGGCTGGCAGTATATCCCGTTTCCATCTAAAGGTAGTACAATTGGTCCTTACCCAAATGGTATCAGATTAGAAGGTTTTCCAAAGTCAGAGTGGTACTACTTTGACAAAAATGGAGTGCTACAAGAGTTTGTTGGTTGGAAAGCATTAGAAATTAAAACTAAAGACAGTGTTGGAAGAAAGTATGGTGAAAAACGTACAAATCCGGAAGATAAAGAAGAGAAGAGTTTTTACACGAACTATTACTTTAATCAAAATCATTCTTTAAAGACAGGTTGGCTTTATGACCAGTCTAATTGGTATTATCTAGCTAAAACGGAAATTAATGGAGAAAACTATATTGGTGGTGAAAGACGTGCAGGTTGGATAAACGATGGTTCAGCTTGGTACTATCTAGATTCAGAAACTGGTATCATGCAAACTGGTTGGAAGCAAATTGGCAATAAGTGGTACTACCTCCGTTCATCAGGAGCTATGACAACTGGCTGGTATCAGGAAGGTTCAACTTGGTACTATTTAGATGCTGAAAATGGCGATATGAAAACAGGCTGGCAATATCTTGGTAACAAGTGGTACTATCTCCGTTCATCAGGATCTATGGCGACTGGTTGGTATCAGGAAGGTTCGACTTGGTATTATCTAAACGCAAGTAATGGCGATATGAAGACAGGCTGGTTCCAGGTTAATGGCAAATGGTACTACGCTTATAGTTCAGGTGCTTTAGCAGTGAATACGACTGTAGAAGGCTATTCTGTCAACTATAATGGCGAATGGGTTCAATAA
- the mvaD gene encoding diphosphomevalonate decarboxylase gives MDRKPVTVRSYANIAIIKYWGKKKEKEMVPATSSISLTLENMYTETTLSPLPTDATADAFYINGQLQSEAEHAKMSKIIDRYRPAGEGFVRIDTQNNMPTAAGLSSSSSGLSALVKACNAYFQLGLDQSQLAQEAKFASGSSSRSFYGPLGAWDKDSGEIYPVETDLKLAMIMLVLEDKKKTISSRDGMKLCVETSTTFDDWVRQSEKDYQDMLVYLKENDFVKVGELTEKNALAMHATTKTASPAFSYLTDATYEAMDFVRQLREQGEACYFTMDAGPNVKVLCQEKDLEHLSEIFGQRYRLIVSKTKDLSQDDCC, from the coding sequence ATGGATCGAAAGCCTGTAACAGTACGTTCCTACGCAAATATTGCCATTATTAAATATTGGGGAAAGAAAAAAGAAAAAGAGATGGTTCCTGCTACTAGCAGTATCTCTCTTACTTTGGAAAATATGTACACAGAGACGACCTTGTCGCCTCTACCGACGGATGCGACTGCTGATGCCTTTTATATCAATGGTCAACTTCAGAGTGAGGCCGAGCATGCCAAGATGAGCAAAATCATTGACCGCTACCGTCCGGCTGGGGAAGGTTTTGTCCGTATTGATACTCAAAACAACATGCCGACTGCGGCTGGCTTATCATCCAGTTCTAGTGGTTTGTCCGCCTTGGTCAAGGCTTGCAATGCTTATTTCCAGCTTGGTTTGGATCAGAGTCAGTTGGCACAGGAGGCTAAGTTTGCCTCAGGTTCTTCCTCTCGTAGTTTTTATGGACCACTGGGTGCTTGGGATAAGGATAGTGGGGAAATCTACCCTGTAGAGACAGACCTGAAACTAGCTATGATTATGTTGGTGCTAGAGGACAAGAAAAAAACAATTTCTAGCCGTGATGGGATGAAACTTTGTGTGGAAACCTCGACGACCTTTGATGACTGGGTGCGCCAGTCTGAGAAGGATTATCAGGATATGCTGGTTTATCTCAAAGAGAATGATTTTGTCAAGGTTGGGGAATTAACGGAGAAAAATGCCCTTGCTATGCACGCTACGACCAAAACAGCATCCCCAGCCTTTTCTTATCTAACGGATGCGACTTATGAAGCGATGGACTTTGTCCGTCAACTTCGTGAACAAGGCGAAGCCTGCTACTTTACCATGGATGCCGGTCCCAATGTCAAGGTTCTCTGTCAGGAGAAAGACTTGGAGCATTTATCAGAAATTTTCGGTCAACGTTACCGCTTGATTGTGTCAAAAACAAAGGATTTGAGTCAAGATGATTGCTGTTAA
- the gpsB gene encoding cell division regulator GpsB — translation MASIIFSAKDIFEQEFGREVRGYSKAEVDEFLDDVIKDYETYAALVKSLRQEIADLKEELSHKPQVAPTQPDSIEVTASTSMTNFDILKRLNRLEKEVFGKQILDNQDL, via the coding sequence ATGGCAAGTATTATATTTTCAGCGAAAGATATTTTTGAACAAGAATTTGGACGTGAAGTACGTGGATATAGCAAAGCAGAGGTCGATGAATTCCTAGACGATGTGATTAAGGATTATGAAACCTACGCAGCTTTGGTCAAATCCCTTCGTCAAGAGATTGCTGATTTGAAGGAAGAATTATCTCATAAACCACAGGTAGCGCCAACTCAACCAGACTCTATTGAAGTAACGGCTTCTACTTCAATGACAAATTTTGATATTTTGAAACGCTTAAATCGTCTCGAAAAAGAAGTATTTGGTAAGCAAATCTTAGACAACCAAGATTTATAA
- a CDS encoding response regulator transcription factor → MGKRILLLEKERNLAHFLSLELQKEQYRVDLVEEGQKALSMALQTDYDLILLNARLGDMTAQDFAERLSRTKPASVIMVLDHREELQDQIETIQRFAVSYIYKPVIIDDLVARISAIFRGRDFIDQHCSQMKVPTSYRNLRMDVEHHTVYRGEEMIALTRREYDLLATLMGSKKVLTREQLLESVWKYESATETNIVDVYIRYLRSKLDVKGQKSYIKTVRGVGYTMQE, encoded by the coding sequence ATGGGGAAACGGATTTTATTACTTGAGAAAGAACGAAATCTCGCTCATTTTCTCAGTCTGGAACTCCAAAAAGAGCAATACCGTGTTGATCTGGTTGAGGAGGGGCAAAAAGCCCTCTCCATGGCTCTCCAGACAGATTATGACTTGATTTTACTGAATGCTCGTCTGGGGGATATGACGGCCCAGGATTTTGCAGAGAGGCTGAGTCGGACAAAACCAGCCTCAGTGATTATGGTCTTAGACCATCGCGAAGAATTGCAAGACCAGATTGAGACAATCCAGCGCTTCGCCGTTTCTTACATCTATAAGCCAGTGATTATTGATGATCTAGTTGCTCGTATTTCAGCGATTTTCCGAGGTCGGGACTTTATCGACCAACACTGTAGTCAGATGAAGGTCCCAACGTCTTACCGCAATTTGCGTATGGATGTAGAACATCATACCGTTTATCGTGGCGAGGAGATGATTGCTCTGACGCGCCGTGAGTATGACCTTTTGGCCACTCTCATGGGAAGCAAGAAGGTCTTGACTCGTGAGCAGTTGTTGGAAAGTGTCTGGAAGTACGAAAGTGCGACAGAAACCAATATCGTGGATGTTTATATCCGTTATCTACGTAGCAAGCTTGATGTAAAAGGTCAAAAAAGCTACATTAAAACTGTGCGTGGTGTTGGGTACACCATGCAAGAATAG
- a CDS encoding class I SAM-dependent RNA methyltransferase: MKEQFNLIATAAAGLEAVVGREVRDLGYDCQVENGRVRFQGDVKAIIETNLWLRAADRIKIVVGSFPAKTFEELFQGVFALDWENYLPLGARFPISKAKCVKSKLHNEPSVQAISKKAVVKKLQKHYARPEGVPLMETGPEFKIEVSILKDVATVMIDTTGSSLFKRGYRTEKGGAPIKENMAAAILQLSNWYPDKPLIDPTCGSGTFCIEAAMIARKMAPGLRRSFAFEEWNWVSDRLIQEVRTEAAKKIDRELELDIMGCDIDARMVEIAKANAQAAGVAGDITFKQMRVQDLRTDKINGVIISNPPYGERLSDDAGVTKLYAEMGQVFAPLKTWSKFILTSDEAFESKYGSPADKKRKLYNGTLKVDLYQYFGQRVKRQEVK; encoded by the coding sequence ATGAAAGAACAATTTAATTTAATCGCAACTGCTGCGGCGGGTCTCGAGGCTGTCGTTGGACGTGAGGTGCGAGACCTTGGTTATGATTGCCAGGTTGAAAATGGGCGTGTCCGCTTCCAAGGAGATGTGAAGGCAATCATTGAGACCAATCTTTGGCTTCGTGCAGCGGATCGCATCAAGATTGTAGTCGGAAGCTTTCCAGCTAAGACTTTTGAAGAGCTTTTTCAAGGCGTTTTTGCTCTAGATTGGGAAAACTATCTCCCGCTAGGAGCACGTTTCCCGATATCAAAGGCAAAATGTGTTAAGTCTAAACTCCACAACGAGCCCAGTGTTCAGGCTATCTCTAAGAAGGCTGTTGTGAAGAAATTACAAAAACACTATGCCCGTCCAGAAGGAGTTCCCTTGATGGAAACTGGTCCCGAGTTTAAGATTGAGGTATCTATCCTGAAAGATGTGGCAACTGTCATGATTGACACGACAGGTTCTAGCCTTTTTAAACGTGGTTATCGTACGGAAAAGGGTGGAGCGCCGATCAAGGAAAATATGGCAGCGGCCATTTTACAACTATCTAACTGGTATCCAGACAAGCCCTTGATTGATCCGACCTGTGGGTCAGGAACATTCTGTATCGAGGCGGCTATGATTGCTAGAAAGATGGCGCCAGGACTTCGACGTTCCTTTGCTTTTGAGGAATGGAACTGGGTCAGCGATCGGTTAATCCAGGAAGTTCGCACAGAGGCGGCTAAGAAAATTGATCGTGAACTTGAGCTGGACATTATGGGCTGTGATATAGATGCTCGCATGGTGGAAATTGCCAAGGCAAATGCTCAAGCAGCAGGCGTCGCAGGTGATATCACCTTTAAGCAAATGCGGGTACAGGACTTGCGCACAGACAAGATTAATGGCGTTATCATTTCCAATCCACCATATGGGGAACGCTTGTCTGATGATGCAGGAGTTACCAAGCTCTATGCTGAGATGGGACAAGTCTTTGCACCACTGAAAACGTGGAGTAAGTTTATCCTGACGAGTGACGAAGCTTTTGAAAGCAAGTACGGAAGTCCAGCTGATAAAAAGCGAAAACTCTATAACGGGACCTTAAAAGTGGATTTGTATCAATACTTTGGTCAGCGTGTCAAACGCCAAGAGGTAAAATAG
- the mvk gene encoding mevalonate kinase, whose protein sequence is MTKKVGVGQAHSKIILIGEHAVVYGYPAISLPLIEVEVTCKVVPAESPWRLYEEDTLSMAVYASLEYLDIKEACIRCVIDSAIPEKRGMGSSAAISIAAIRAVFDYYQADLPHDVLEILVNRAEMIAHMNPSGLDAKTCLSDQPIRFIKNVGFTELEMNLSAYLVIADTGVYGHTREAIQVVQSMGKDALPFLHALGELTQQAEDAIRRKDAEGLGQILSQAHLHLKEIGVSSPEADSLVETALSHGALGAKMSGGGLGGCIIALAANLDQAEELAKRLEEKGAVQTWIESL, encoded by the coding sequence ATGACAAAAAAAGTTGGTGTCGGTCAGGCACATAGTAAGATTATTTTAATAGGAGAGCATGCGGTTGTTTACGGTTATCCAGCCATTTCCCTGCCTCTCATAGAGGTGGAGGTGACTTGTAAGGTGGTCCCTGCTGAAAGTCCGTGGCGTCTTTATGAGGAGGATACCTTGTCCATGGCAGTGTATGCCTCGCTGGAGTATTTGGATATCAAAGAAGCTTGCATTCGATGTGTGATTGACTCGGCTATCCCTGAAAAACGGGGAATGGGTTCGTCAGCGGCTATCAGCATAGCGGCCATACGTGCGGTATTTGACTACTATCAAGCCGATCTGCCTCATGATGTACTAGAAATCTTGGTCAATCGGGCTGAAATGATTGCCCATATGAATCCAAGTGGTTTGGATGCCAAGACCTGTCTCAGTGACCAACCTATTCGCTTTATCAAGAATGTTGGTTTTACAGAACTTGAGATGAACCTATCTGCCTATTTGGTGATTGCAGATACAGGTGTGTATGGCCACACTCGTGAAGCCATCCAAGTGGTTCAAAGTATGGGGAAGGATGCCCTACCGTTTTTGCATGCCTTGGGAGAATTGACCCAGCAAGCAGAAGATGCGATTAGACGAAAAGATGCTGAAGGATTGGGACAAATCCTCAGTCAAGCGCATTTACATTTAAAAGAAATTGGTGTCAGCAGCCCTGAGGCAGACTCCCTCGTTGAAACGGCTCTTAGCCATGGTGCTCTAGGTGCCAAGATGAGTGGTGGTGGGTTAGGAGGCTGTATCATAGCCTTGGCAGCCAATCTGGATCAAGCAGAAGAACTAGCAAAACGATTAGAAGAGAAAGGAGCTGTTCAGACATGGATCGAAAGCCTGTAA
- the recU gene encoding Holliday junction resolvase RecU gives MVNYPHKISSQKRQAPLSQTKNFANRGMSFEKMINATNDYYLSHGLAVIHKKPTPIQIVRVDYPQRSRAKIVEAYFRQASTTDYSGVYDGYYIDFEAKETRQKHAIPMKNFHPHQIQHMEQVLAQQGICFVLLHFSSQQETYLLPAIDLIRFYHQDKGQKSMPLGYIRENGYRIEPGAFPQIPYLDIIKEHLLGGKTR, from the coding sequence ATGGTCAACTATCCACATAAAATTTCATCTCAAAAGAGGCAAGCACCCCTGTCACAAACTAAAAATTTCGCAAATCGGGGAATGTCTTTTGAAAAGATGATCAATGCTACGAACGACTACTATTTGTCGCATGGGTTAGCTGTTATTCACAAGAAACCGACTCCCATCCAAATTGTACGTGTTGATTATCCCCAACGAAGTCGTGCCAAGATTGTTGAAGCCTACTTTAGACAAGCCTCAACTACTGACTATTCAGGGGTTTATGATGGATACTACATCGACTTTGAAGCAAAGGAAACCAGGCAAAAACATGCGATACCGATGAAGAATTTTCATCCCCATCAGATCCAGCATATGGAACAAGTCCTTGCCCAGCAAGGAATCTGCTTTGTACTCCTTCACTTTTCTTCTCAGCAAGAAACCTACTTATTACCGGCTATTGACCTCATCCGTTTCTATCATCAAGATAAGGGACAGAAGTCAATGCCACTTGGATATATTCGAGAAAATGGATATAGGATTGAGCCTGGTGCCTTTCCTCA
- a CDS encoding cell division site-positioning protein MapZ family protein — MSKKRRDRHKKGHQEPQFDFDEAKDLTVGQVIRKNEEVEAGVLPEDSILDKYIKQHREEIEADKFETRQFKKEELASTQNLEEMIQEVRESSEPSDQVDDSDMVAEESIEEIENEETTQFVPPLQDEESAEIEPLVLTETEPKEINEEQEEATYTPLSRSAQTEPETGSKKKGVIIIASVVAAILVLAGTYYVYRQVSRSNQEIQSSQAASSDDQGTQTALKDFNDLYDTFYTDANKTALKNSQFDKLSQLKTLLDKLEGSREYTLAKSRYDSLATQIKAIQDVNALFESPAITDGVLDTNAKAKADAKFTEIKTGNTELDKLLDKAISLGKSQQTSASSSSSSSSTSQASSSSATESNASSTTPSTSNTAPARDTNGGLSGDGVNLQRSASRVPYNQSAVDDSNNPAWTFADGVLEQVLATSRARGYITGNQYILERVNIVNGNGYYNLYKPDGTYLFTLNCKTGYFVGNGSGHADDLDY; from the coding sequence ATGAGTAAGAAAAGACGTGATCGTCATAAAAAAGGACATCAAGAACCACAATTCGACTTTGACGAAGCAAAAGACTTGACTGTTGGTCAAGTCATTCGTAAGAATGAAGAGGTTGAAGCAGGAGTATTGCCTGAGGACAGTATCTTAGACAAATACATCAAACAGCACCGTGAAGAAATCGAAGCCGACAAGTTTGAAACTCGTCAGTTTAAAAAAGAAGAGCTAGCTTCTACTCAAAACCTAGAGGAAATGATCCAAGAAGTTCGTGAATCAAGTGAACCTTCTGATCAGGTAGACGATTCAGACATGGTTGCTGAGGAATCTATTGAAGAGATAGAAAATGAAGAGACTACTCAGTTTGTCCCACCACTTCAAGATGAAGAAAGTGCTGAAATAGAGCCTCTCGTTTTAACAGAAACAGAGCCCAAGGAAATAAATGAGGAACAAGAAGAGGCGACCTATACACCTCTATCACGTTCGGCTCAAACAGAACCTGAAACAGGCTCTAAGAAGAAAGGTGTCATCATCATTGCTTCTGTAGTAGCTGCAATCCTTGTGCTTGCTGGAACATATTATGTCTACCGTCAAGTATCTCGTTCAAACCAAGAAATCCAGTCTTCTCAAGCAGCCTCTTCGGATGATCAAGGGACACAAACAGCTTTGAAAGACTTCAATGATCTCTATGATACTTTCTATACGGATGCCAATAAGACAGCTCTGAAAAACAGCCAGTTTGATAAATTGAGCCAACTGAAAACCTTGCTAGATAAGTTAGAAGGTAGCCGTGAATATACACTAGCTAAGTCAAGATATGATAGCCTAGCAACTCAAATCAAGGCCATTCAAGATGTTAATGCCCTCTTTGAAAGTCCAGCAATCACTGACGGTGTCTTGGATACCAATGCGAAAGCCAAAGCAGATGCTAAGTTTACAGAAATCAAGACAGGTAACACAGAACTAGACAAACTCTTGGATAAGGCCATTAGTCTTGGTAAGAGTCAACAAACCAGTGCTTCCAGCTCAAGTTCGAGCTCTAGCACGAGTCAAGCAAGCTCAAGTTCAGCTACAGAAAGCAATGCAAGTAGTACGACACCTTCAACAAGCAACACGGCACCAGCTAGAGACACGAATGGTGGTTTGTCTGGCGATGGGGTTAATCTTCAAAGAAGTGCTAGTCGTGTACCGTACAACCAATCAGCTGTAGACGATAGCAACAACCCTGCTTGGACGTTTGCGGATGGTGTATTGGAACAAGTCCTAGCAACATCACGTGCTCGTGGCTATATCACTGGAAATCAATATATCCTAGAACGTGTCAATATCGTAAACGGAAATGGTTATTATAACCTCTATAAACCAGATGGAACCTATCTCTTCACCCTTAACTGTAAGACTGGTTACTTTGTAGGGAATGGTTCTGGTCATGCAGATGACTTGGACTACTAA
- a CDS encoding DUF1273 domain-containing protein, with the protein MTSALILGYSAFDLGLFNDKDIRVDIIKTAIRRDLERLAEDGVTWLVFTGTLGFEYWALQVAKDMKADYGFQLATIFDFETHGSNWNEANQAKLSEFKQVDFVKYAYPQYEHKGQLRDYQKFLLENTDTCYLFYDEENETKLRYFYQMMKNQADYVTRRLTFEDLNEIVENFSEK; encoded by the coding sequence ATGACATCAGCCTTGATTTTAGGCTATTCAGCCTTCGACCTTGGTCTCTTTAATGACAAGGATATTCGAGTTGATATTATCAAAACAGCTATTCGGAGAGACTTGGAACGTCTAGCAGAGGATGGGGTGACCTGGCTTGTCTTTACAGGGACCTTGGGCTTTGAGTACTGGGCGCTTCAGGTGGCGAAAGACATGAAAGCAGACTATGGATTTCAACTGGCGACCATTTTTGATTTTGAAACCCATGGCAGTAATTGGAATGAAGCAAATCAAGCGAAATTGAGTGAGTTCAAGCAGGTTGATTTTGTCAAATACGCCTATCCACAATATGAGCACAAGGGACAATTACGCGATTATCAAAAATTTCTGCTGGAAAATACAGATACTTGTTATCTTTTTTACGACGAAGAAAACGAAACCAAGTTACGATATTTTTACCAAATGATGAAAAATCAAGCGGACTATGTTACAAGAAGATTAACATTTGAGGACTTGAATGAAATAGTAGAAAATTTTTCTGAAAAGTAA
- a CDS encoding phosphomevalonate kinase produces the protein MIAVKTCGKLYWAGEYAILEPGQLALIKAIPIYMKAEIVFSENYRIYSDMFDFAVDLTPNPDYGLIQETIALVEDFLVYRGQALRPFSLEIRGKMEREGKKFGLGSSGSVVVLVIKALLALYDITVDQDLLFKLASAVLLKRGDNGSMGDLACIVAEDLVLYQSFDRKKIATWLEEESLATVLERDWGFSISHVQPALECDFLVGWTKQVAVSSQMVKQIKQNIGQNFLTSSKATVSALVEVLEQGNAEKIIEQLETASQLLEGLSPDIYTPSLRQLKEASQDLQAVAKSSGAGGGDCGIALSFDVQSTETIKNRWADLGIELLYQERIGHDDKS, from the coding sequence ATGATTGCTGTTAAAACGTGCGGAAAACTCTATTGGGCAGGTGAATATGCTATTTTAGAGCCAGGACAGTTAGCCTTGATAAAGGCCATCCCCATCTATATGAAGGCTGAGATTGTGTTTTCTGAGAACTATCGTATCTACTCAGACATGTTTGATTTCGCAGTGGACTTGACGCCAAATCCTGACTACGGCTTGATTCAGGAAACGATTGCTCTAGTGGAAGATTTCCTCGTTTATCGTGGGCAAGCCTTGCGACCTTTTTCCTTGGAAATCCGTGGAAAAATGGAACGAGAAGGCAAAAAGTTTGGTCTGGGTTCTAGTGGTAGCGTTGTTGTCTTGGTGATCAAGGCCCTGCTGGCTCTATATGATATTACGGTTGATCAGGATCTCTTATTCAAGCTGGCTAGCGCGGTCTTACTCAAGCGAGGAGACAATGGTTCTATGGGAGACCTTGCCTGTATTGTGGCAGAGGATTTGGTTCTCTACCAATCTTTTGATCGAAAGAAGATAGCTACTTGGTTGGAAGAAGAAAGCTTGGCAACAGTTTTGGAGCGTGATTGGGGCTTTTCTATCTCACACGTACAACCTGCCCTAGAATGTGATTTCCTAGTGGGATGGACCAAGCAAGTGGCCGTATCGAGTCAAATGGTCAAGCAAATCAAGCAAAACATAGGCCAGAATTTTTTAACTTCCTCAAAAGCAACGGTATCTGCTTTGGTAGAAGTCTTGGAGCAGGGGAATGCAGAAAAAATTATCGAGCAGCTAGAAACAGCCAGTCAGCTTTTAGAAGGTTTGAGCCCAGATATCTACACACCTTCGCTGAGACAGCTGAAAGAAGCCAGTCAAGATTTGCAGGCTGTTGCCAAGAGTAGTGGGGCTGGTGGTGGTGACTGTGGCATTGCCTTGAGTTTTGATGTGCAATCAACTGAAACCATAAAAAATCGCTGGGCCGATCTGGGGATTGAGCTCTTATACCAAGAAAGGATAGGACATGACGACAAATCGTAA
- the gndA gene encoding NADP-dependent phosphogluconate dehydrogenase: MTKANFGVVGMAVMGRNLALNIESRGYTVAIYNRSKEKTEDVIACHPEKNFVPSYDVESFVNSIEKPRRIMLMVQAGPGTDATIQALLPHLDKGDILIDGGNTFYKDTIRRNEELANSGINFIGTGVSGGEKGALEGPSIMPGGQKEAYELVADVLEEISAKAPEDGKPCVTYIGPDGAGHYVKMVHNGIEYGDMQLIAESYDLMQHLLGLSAEDMAAIFTEWNKGELDSYLIEITADILSRKDDEGQDGPIVDYILDAAGNKGTGKWTSQSSLDLGVPLSLITESVFARYISTYKEERVHASKVLPKPAAFKFEGDKAELIEKIRQALYFSKIISYAQGFAQLRVASKENNWNLPFADIASIWRDGCIIRSRFLQKITDAYNRDADLANLLLDEYFLDVTAKYQQAVRDIVALAVQAGVPVPTFSAAITYFDSYRSADLPANLIQAQRDYFGAHTYQRKDKEGTFHYSWYDEK, translated from the coding sequence ATGACAAAAGCTAACTTTGGTGTCGTTGGTATGGCCGTAATGGGTCGTAACCTTGCCCTAAATATCGAATCTCGTGGCTATACAGTTGCCATTTACAACCGTAGTAAAGAAAAAACAGAAGATGTCATTGCTTGCCATCCTGAAAAGAACTTTGTGCCAAGCTATGACGTGGAAAGCTTTGTAAACTCAATCGAAAAACCTCGTCGTATCATGCTCATGGTTCAAGCTGGACCTGGTACAGACGCAACTATCCAAGCCCTTCTTCCACACCTTGACAAGGGAGATATCTTGATTGACGGAGGAAACACTTTCTACAAAGATACCATCCGTCGTAATGAAGAATTGGCAAACTCAGGGATCAACTTTATCGGTACTGGGGTTTCCGGTGGTGAAAAAGGTGCCCTTGAAGGTCCTTCTATCATGCCTGGTGGACAAAAAGAAGCCTACGAATTGGTTGCTGATGTTCTTGAAGAAATCTCAGCTAAAGCACCAGAAGATGGCAAACCATGTGTGACTTACATCGGTCCTGATGGAGCTGGTCACTATGTGAAAATGGTTCACAACGGTATCGAGTATGGTGACATGCAATTAATCGCAGAAAGTTATGACTTGATGCAACACTTGCTTGGTCTTTCTGCAGAAGATATGGCTGCAATCTTTACTGAGTGGAACAAGGGTGAATTGGACAGCTACTTGATCGAAATCACAGCTGATATCTTGAGCCGTAAAGACGATGAAGGTCAAGATGGACCAATCGTAGATTACATCCTTGACGCTGCTGGCAACAAGGGAACAGGTAAATGGACTAGCCAATCATCACTTGACCTTGGTGTGCCATTGTCACTTATCACTGAGTCAGTATTTGCTCGCTACATCTCTACATACAAAGAAGAGCGTGTGCATGCTAGCAAGGTTCTTCCAAAACCAGCTGCCTTCAAATTTGAAGGTGACAAGGCTGAGTTGATCGAAAAGATCCGTCAAGCACTTTACTTCTCAAAAATTATCTCATACGCACAAGGCTTTGCCCAATTGCGTGTGGCTTCTAAAGAAAATAACTGGAACTTGCCATTTGCAGACATCGCCTCTATCTGGCGTGATGGCTGTATCATCCGTTCTCGTTTCTTGCAAAAGATCACAGATGCCTACAACCGTGATGCAGACCTTGCAAACCTTCTCTTGGATGAGTACTTCTTGGATGTTACTGCTAAGTACCAACAAGCAGTGCGTGATATCGTAGCTCTTGCTGTTCAAGCTGGTGTACCAGTGCCAACCTTCTCAGCAGCTATTACTTACTTTGATAGCTACCGTTCAGCTGACCTTCCTGCTAACTTGATCCAAGCGCAACGTGACTACTTTGGTGCCCACACTTACCAACGTAAAGACAAAGAGGGAACCTTCCACTACTCTTGGTATGACGAAAAATAA